Proteins encoded by one window of Bactrocera oleae isolate idBacOlea1 chromosome 4, idBacOlea1, whole genome shotgun sequence:
- the Cap-D2 gene encoding condensin complex subunit 1 — protein MDFQFVLPTANADLLNSSGDSYYVKQVYAPNEIGERLRLCKQMVQQGDPFYLFDHFDTYFTIIEGLGCDAATITNLMRAFDLLYITVDKLGQRLAPILSCSDTAQSLEDRQKYLNLTKMSLFLQVSVVRRIDSVCAQVQQQQLQSQQKKRSKQTETLEQYPDWDSKRGRFLVQLFNILQFPLEKLWNPPVAEENFVNLICDICYRTLELIQPRTDNRHITDTVFQIFGTAIKRYNHALTFPVRILQILRTTEHAALSIASGINVLQEEYGISSVFSVLIKDIVEALTVDSADTVVSRNFSNFLMELATIAPKLMIPHLSTLCDELLNCESHTLRNCILQIMGDAIVGELTSEELSEELKEARNEFLENLLAHINDVSAHVRAKVLQIWNNMKEENAVPLSFQLKVLCEAVDRLEDKTSSVRKHAVQLIKSFLERNPFAAKLTLEELIKKHAEECEKMEKLSEVLAEERKKAEELDEQWSALIPEILPIVETDLKECTEDLPGNTQENYEDMIQRISTLLLEKKYREAVSLLRKADHVAGNAELRHTLKLEEQCAYYMALLKSYIFLANGCKDSNEELGTQIKTVQFLQDSIDFSKVITKAVPKIQELLLSKTNTDVFEAVDLFTTGYLFGIKGTEGGMRQMLYLVWSSDKEKRDAVSNAYKKVLFTTDQTGRTHAIKVVQNLMRFLEELEYGHYTAMECLMREWVSTDDIDAAIIQVLFERFTQKLEGTSDNESRLALQLLIMASHAKSSIASANINVIETIGLGERAKSDPRIYTGCMEFMLNSIDSSAHSKFYKRYEPDAALVQKVIEFFQRFFFHPGVPDFDRLAMRTLEFFYHLCQMPDVICQKIVVGLLKKFRDFAICITDITPSQQAQSLETPFSQPIPETQPTQTQTQSAAVSQQKRMPVFLLTRFLFTIGYMTMKEMIFLDIDVYNNMKFRQELTECEEKKKKNAFNTNRRKTGNLNMSATESLKRLSGTAAEPQQEPDEDLVGATAEDNIAELINHICENVLLHAENSLLSKIFPYVMEICKYPVKYRDQSLQQAATLTLIRFMCVSSTFCEANMPFLMNILNHTKNIKIKCNIVIGLSDLTFRFPNIIEPWTGHFYSTLHENNTELRLTAVKMLSHLILHEMIRVKGQIADLAMCIVDADAEIKNITQQFFKEIANKSNILYNVLPDIISKLSDSSLNLEEEKYRTIMRYILGLIQKDRQVETLVEKLCLRFPVTREERQWRDIAYCLSLLSYNERAVKKLIDNVQHFKDKVQIDEVYQSFKFIISNTSKLAKPELKAAVMELETRINECLEVTNGKEREDKEAGGGVGGDSSTGRGEARDKTKKDKKAGGSKQRAGSKRRGKRDKSSSNETTSSSEDEGPTRQKQQQRAPAHAAIADSSSSEGEQSAQTARGGRKAANSVSAARDRSRKAANITTNKPRTGTRSKVIEESASSDDEEEQHPQRKRGRANRK, from the exons ATGGATTTCCAATTCGTTTTGCCTACCGCCAATGCAGACCTGCTAAACTCAAGCGGAGATAGCTACTATGTCAAACAAGTTTATGCGCCAAATGAAATCGGAGAACGTCTACGCT tgTGCAAACAGATGGTGCAACAAGGCGATCCATTCTATCTCTTCGATCACTTTGATACATATTTTACCATAATTGAAGGACTCGGTTGTGATGCAGCCACTATTACCAATCTTATGCGCGCCTTTGATTTACTATACATTACAGTAGACAAGCTTGGTCAAAGGCTCGCGCCAATATTATCCTGTAGTGACACAGCACAAAGCTTAGAAGACCGTCAAAAATATCTGAATTTGACAAAAATGTCACTATTTTTACAAGTCAGTGTAGTGAGACGTATTGATAGTGTTTGTGCTCAggttcagcaacaacaactacagagTCAACAGAAAAAACGTTCGAAACAAACAGAAACACTAGAGCAATATCCTGATTGGGATTCTAAACGCGGTCGTTTTCTAGtacaactttttaatattttacagtttccGCTGGAAAAACTGTGGAATCCACCTGTAGCtgaagaaaattttgtaaatttaatttgtgacATTTGCTATCGTACACTCGAATTAATACAACCCCGCACAGACAACCGACATATTACAGACacagtttttcaaattttcggtaCCGCCATAAAACGCTACAATCATGCGCTCACTTTTCCTGTAcgtattttacaaatattgcgAACGACCGAACATGCTGCACTATCAATTGCAAGCGGTATAAATGTATTACAGGAAGAATATGGTATATCTAGTGTTTTCTCAGTGCTCATTAAGGATATTGTAGAGGCGCTCACCGTCGACTCAGCTGATACGGTGGTATCACGAAACTTTTCTAACTTTTTAATGGAATTAGCTACCATAGCCCCGAAACTGATGATACCACATCTCTCTACTTTATGTGATGAGTTGTTGAATTGCGAATCTCATACTCTTCGAAATTGTATATTACAAATTATGGGCGATGCAATTGTTGGTGAACTAACCTCAGAAGAGCTGTCTGAGGAATTGAAAGAGGCGCGAAATgaatttcttgaaaatttattgGCTCACATTAATGATGTGTCAGCGCATGTGCGCGCGAAAGTTTTACAAATTTGGAATAATATGAAAGAAGAAAACGCGGTACCGTTATCCTTCCAGTTAAAAGTGTTATGTGAAGCTGTCGATCGTTTGGAAGATAAAACTTCCTCTGTACGCAAGCATGCTGTACAGCTGATTAAATCGTTTTTAGAACGCAATCCTTTCGCAGCTAAACTAACGTTAGAAGAGCTGATTAAGAAACATGCAGAAGAATGTGAGAAAATGGAGAAATTAAGTGAAGTGCTGGCGGAGGAGCGTAAAAAAGCCGAAGAATTGGATGAGCAATGGAGTGCACTAATACCGGAAATATTACCCATTGTAGAGACAGATTTGAAAGAAT GTACCGAAGACTTACCAGGGAATACACAAGAGAACTATGAAGATATGATACAACGCATTTCTACATTGTTGTTGGAGAAGAAATATCGCGAGGCAGTTAGTTTGTTGCGAAAAGCCGACCATGTTGCCGGCAATGCTGAATTGCG ACACACTTTAAAACTGGAGGAACAATGCGCCTACTATATGGCATTGTTAAAATCCTACATCTTTCTTGCAAATGGATGCAAAGACAGC AACGAAGAATTGGGTACACAAATAAAGACCGTACAGTTTTTACAAGACTCTATCGATTTCTCTAAAGTCATAACAAAGGCTGTGCCAAAAATTCAAGAATTATTGCTGTCGAAAACTAACACTGATGTATTTGAAGCTGTTGATCTCTTTACCACCGGGTATTTGTTTGGTATTAAAGGCACTGAAGGTGGTATGCGGCAGATGTTGTATCTGGTATGGTCATCGGATAAGGAAAAACGTGATGCAGTTTCTAATGCCTACAAAAAAGTACTGTTCACTACCGATCAAACGGGCAG gaCCCATGCCATTAAAGTCGTGCAAAATCTTATGCGGTTTCTTGAGGAACTCGAATATGGTCATTACACAGCCATGGAGTGTTTAATGCGCGAATGGGTATCCACGGACGATATTGATGCTGCCATTATACAAGTGCTATTTGAACGTTTTACTCAGAAATTAGAGGGCACATCCGACAATGAATCTCGCTTAGCATTGCAGTTGCTAATAATGGCATCACATGCCAAATCGTCCATTGCTTCGGCAAATATCAATGTAATTGAAACTATTGGTTTGGGCGAACGTGCTAAATCCGATCCACGTATTTATACCGGTTGTATGGAGTTTATGTTGAACTCTATCGATTCAAGCGCACATTCGAAATTCTACAAACGTTATGAGCCAGATGCAGCACTTGTTCAAAAAGTGATCGAATTCTTTCAACGGTTTTTCTTTCATCCCGGCGTGCCAGATTTTGATAGGCTGGCAATGCGCACCTTGGAGTTTTTCTATCACCTCTGTCAGATGCCGGATGTAATTTGTCAgaaaattgttgttggtttattgaaaaaatttcgtgATTTTGCAATATGTATCACTGATATTACACCATCGCAACAGGCACAATCACTTGAAACACCCTTTTCGCAGCCCATACCGGAGACTCAACCAACTCAGACTCAGACTCAGAGTGCTGCAGTGTCACAGCAAAAACGTATGcctgtatttttattaacacgGTTTCTCTTCACAATTGGCTATATGACAATGAAAGAGATGATCTTTCTCGATATCGATGTctataataatatgaaattcAGACAAGAGTTGACCGAATGTGAagagaagaaaaagaaaaacgcATTCAACACGAACCGACGAAAGACGGGGAATTTAAATATGTCAGCAACGGAATCGTTGAAGCGATTGTCAGGTACAGCTGCTGAACCACAGCAGGAG CCCGACGAAGATCTCGTTGGTGCTACCGCTGAAGACAATATAGCCGAACTTATTAACCATATCTGCGAGAATGTGCTGCTGCATGCTGAAAATTCACTGCTCAGTAAAATATTTCCCTACGTCAtggaaatatgcaaatatcCCGTTAAGTATCGGGATCAATCACTGCAACAAGCGGCCACTCTTACGCTCATACGCTTTATGTGCGTGTCCTCAACATTCTGCGAAGCGAATATGCCTTTCCTTATGAACATTTTGAATCacactaaaaatattaagatcaaatgtaatattgtaattggttTGTCAGATTTGACATTCCGTTTTCCCAATATAATCGAACCCTGGACGGGTCATTTCTACTCGACGCTGCACGAAAATAATACTGAGCTAAGATTAACGGCAGTGAAAATGCTTTCGCATCTCATTTTGCACGAAATGATACGCGTGAAAGGACAGATTGCCGATTTAGCGATGTGCATTGTGGATGCCGATGCAGAAATTAAGAATATTACGCAGCAGTTCTTTAAGGAAATCGCCAACAAATCGAACATCTTATACAATGTCTTGCCGGACATCATATCGAAACTGAGTGATTCTAGTTTGAATTTAGAAGAGGAAAAATATCGCACGATTATGCGTTACATTTTGGGCCTGATACAAAAGGATCGTCAGGTTGAAACTTTGGTGGAGAAATTGTGCTTGCGCTTTCCAGTGACGCGTGAAGAACGCCAGTGGCGCGATATTGCTTATTGTCTGAGTCTGCTTTCCTATAATGAACGCGCTGTCAAAAAGCTGATAGACAACGTACAACATTTTAAGGATAAAGTACAAATCGACGAAGTATATCAGTCGTTCAAGTTTATCATAAGTAACACATCAAAACTGGCTAAACCCGAACTTAAGGCCGCCGTTATGGAGTTGGAAACACGAATCAATGAATGCTTGGAAGTAACTAACGGAAAGGAGCGTGAAGACAAAGAAGCTGGTGGTGGCGTTGGCGGCGACTCGAGCACTGGCCGTGGCGAGGCACGTGACAAAACCAAAAAAGATAAAAAGGCAGGTGGTAGCAAACAACGAGCAGGCAGTAAACGACGCGGTAAGCGTGACAAATCATCCAGCAACGAAACAACAAGCAGTAGTGAAGATGAAGGGCCTACaagacaaaaacaacagcaacgggCGCCTGCGCATGCTGCCATCGCTGATTCCTCATCGTCGGAAGGGGAACAAAGTGCGCAAACCGCGCGAGGTGGACGTAAGGCAGCAAACTCAGTATCAGCGGCGCGCGATAGAAGTAGAAAAGCGGCGAATATAACCACAAACAAGCCGCGCACTGGTACACGCAGCAAAGTTATCGAAGAGTCCGCCAGCTCAGATGATGAGGAAGAACAGCATCCGCAACGCAAACGCGGGCGTGCCAATCGCAAATGA
- the LOC106616469 gene encoding DNA-binding protein SMUBP-2 — protein MENKGNNNTTVLSNSASKSSNSSDAPPDEPLFPIAPGKTRPNYGTNNTLELLERIPTEVVNLKLDDVLTAVKDVDNLCDYPRCKTKTKLMGQDCELCRKRFCFKHGLPEVHGCGEAVKREERVKFLHPKPAKTVREEADLAQAKKKLQSKLKDMQVGRMQKVNGGPPIVVKGGKGGAGGSGAGDGKGSKRKKGK, from the exons ATGGAAAACAAGG GTAATAATAATACCACAGTTCTTTCCAATTCGGCATCAAAAAGTTCAAACTCCTCCGATGCACCTCCAGATGAACCACTTTTTCCGATAGCGCCAGGAAAAACTCGTCCCAACTATGGTACCAACAATACCTTAGAGCTTTTGGAACGCATTCCCACAGAAGTCGTAAATTTAAAGTTAGATGATGTATTGACTGCAGTAAAAGATGTAGATAACTTATGCGATTATCCGcgatgcaaaacaaaaacaaaacttatgGGCCAAGATTGTGAGCTATGCCGTAAACGATTTTGCTTCAAACACGGATTGCCGGAGGTCCATGGTTGTGGCGAGGCAGTAAAGCGAGAAGAACGAGTCAAATTCCTACACCCTAAACCAGCCAAGACAGTGCGCGAAGAAGCTGATCTTGCGCAGGCTAAGAAAAAGTTACAATCTAAATTAAAAGATATGCAAGTAGGACGTATGCAAAAAGTGAATGGTGGTCCCCCGATCGTCGTGAAGGGTGGCAAAGGTGGAGCTGGTGGAAGTGGTGCAGGCGATGGAAAGGGTTCAAAGCGGAAGAAAGgaaaataa
- the LOC106616463 gene encoding nucleolar protein 9: MESEVNSFSADQNKKRQRKKKKNSRFLRNAKGFAKQGIYGRGTHIDDDQYNYFINILDAMKNGFEDVDEKVNMANNVFAQTNEQEVHLASNQIVCKVLESLIGFVDAVNLERFFNVFADNFRPVCSDRFASHVLQKMVEIAFLRALGKSSLKNVGDNTDSAEQPSAPKRPKTEVTAFSEESYNGEADFSADHRKQCSKFVERVSKFLLNNLEDFVWDPCANHIMRTSILSLAGVHVAKVAFEKGGADMAKNRKLYNVPDEWLDVLKEFPQRLEMWPQFSDFPYQELSSALLGVICVALRPTDKQLLKHFGKKILMESFLKIEQSDEEKDKKIEIMDDDEEPSQKIEKVGGKNVEDAEGEKTCPTVKLPKVFEYQSAVILLETLITIAGPKLLTQLYAMLFTGRLSLLAREQLTNFAVQKLLQNIKEKEDFENVFNELVNDVEDLLKIGHTGVVEALVGACLRIGSKQAQSIVSLQTALHTPASDKQKVKSFFHCLIKLKPYEVTQADNSAFVHLHGSLIVQHILRFNKPIFLVNCILDTPAEQLVIIFNTPNGSHIVDAFLQSKYIGEKSREKFIRYMEGFYVDLATSKFGSRVVDSCFAAAQESQKARIVKELADKANLLKSTPFGRLLYNKFRVETYRLSVTQWKASLHVNKEQRVDKLFKDIVN, encoded by the exons aTGGAGTCTGAAGTTAATAGTTTTTCAgccgatcaaaataaaaagcgtcagagaaaaaaaaagaaaaatagtaGATTTCTTCGAAATGCAAAAGGTTTTGCCAAACAAGGAATTTACGGTCGCGGTACTCACATTGATGATGATCagtacaattattttattaatattttggatgcaatgaaaaatggatttgaGGATGTCGATGAAAaag ttaATATGGCTAACAACGTATTCGCACAAACAAATGAACAGGAGGTTCATTTAGCATCCAATCAAATTGTGTGTAAAGTGCTTGAGTCGTTGATTGGATTTGTGGATGCAGTAAATTTGGAACGTTTCTTTAATGTATTTGCTGATAATTTTCGGCCGGTCTGTTCCGACCGCTTTGCATCACACGTTTTACAAAAAATGGTTGAAATAGCCTTTTTGCGAGCTTTGGGAAAATCGAGCTTAAAAAATGTAGGTGATAATACAGATTCAGCGGAGCAACCATCTGCACCGAAAAGACCTAAAACTGAAGTTACAGCTTTTAGTGAAGAATCGTATAACGGTGAAGCTGACTTTAGCGCCGACCACCGTAAGCAGTGCAGCAAGTTTGTCGAACGCGTgagtaaatttttacttaacaaTCTGGAAGATTTCGTGTGGGACCCCTGTGCTAATCATATTATGAGAACTAGCATACTCAGTTTGGCCGGTGTACATGTGGCAAAGGTAGCGTTCGAGAAGGGCGGTGCTGATATGGCAAAAAATCGGAAGCTGTACAATGTACCAGATGAGTGGTTAGATGTGCTGAAGGAATTTCCACAACGGTTAGAAATGTGGCCTCAATTCTCAGATTTTCCATACCAAGAACTATCCTCAGCTTTACTAGGAGTTATTTGTGTCGCATTACGTCCAACAGACAAACAacttttgaaacattttgggaaaaaaatattaatggaaTCATTCCTTAAAATAGAGCAAAGTGACGAAGAAAaggataaaaaaattgaaataatggaTGACGACGAAGAGCCATCGCAGAAAATTGAGAAAGTTGGAGGTAAAAATGTTGAAGACGCGGAAGGGGAAAAAACTTGCCCTACTGTAAAACTACCAAAGGTGTTTGAATACCAATCAGCCGTTATTTTGTTGGAAACTTTGATAACTATAGCTGGTCCAAAACTGTTGACTCAACTTTATGCAATGCTCTTCACCGGACGTTTATCACTATTAGCTAGAGAACAACTAACTAATTTTGCTGTGCAAAagcttttgcaaaatattaaagaaaaggaAGATTTTGAAAACGTATTCAACGAATTAGTTAATGATGTTGAAGATCTGCTGAAGATTGGGCATACCGGTGTAGTAGAGGCGCTTGTTGGCGCATGTCTGCGTATAGGTTCGAAGCAAGCTCAAAGTATTGTATCGTTACAAACAGCGCTTCACACACCTGCGAGCGATAAGCAAAAAGTTAAGAGTTTCTTCCATTGCTTAATCAAATTGAAGCCGTATGAAGTCACACAGGCTGACAACAGCGCTTTCGTACATCTTCATGGCTCACTTATTGTTCAACACATTTTGCGATTCAATAAGCCTATTTTTTTGGTTAACTGTATATTGGATACTCCTGCCGAACAATTAGTAATcatatttaatacaccaaatgGATCACATATCGTTGATGCGTTCCtgcaaagtaaatatattgGTGAGAAATCTCGAGAGAAATTCATTAGATACATGGAGGGTTTCTATGTGGACTTAGCCACCAGTAAGTTCGGTTCACGAGTTGTGGACAGTTGTTTTGCGGCCGCACAAGAATCGCAGAAAGCGCGTATAGTAAAAGAACTAGCAGATAAAGCAAATCTGCTGAAGAGTACACCATTCGGTAGATTACTTTATAATAAATTCCGTGTTGAAACCTACAGACTGTCGGTGACGCAATGGAAAGCGAGCTTACATGTGAATAAAGAGCAACGAGTTGATAAACTATTTAAGGAcattgttaattaa